In the genome of Deltaproteobacteria bacterium, one region contains:
- a CDS encoding FadR family transcriptional regulator encodes MGIKIEPISKKSLATAVFEQLRDKIVHGAMEAGETLPSERVLCEHLQVNRGAVREGLKRLEQAGLVSIHQGGATSVRDFRKTAGLEILGAMVVGPGGIINTDIVRSVIDMRATLALQVAGRAAAHCSSEDAESLFALVAQMKSAQDDILVLQELAMQFWGTVVGASKSLPYQLAYNSMEAVYSQVQEHLSHVLAEELRALKQYEALAKALQANNKTSAQKQAAKIVGLGSKALELVLTDLEKVQ; translated from the coding sequence ATGGGGATCAAGATAGAACCGATCAGCAAGAAGTCGCTGGCGACTGCCGTTTTCGAGCAGCTGCGTGATAAAATTGTTCATGGCGCCATGGAAGCGGGTGAAACCCTCCCATCAGAGCGAGTGTTGTGCGAGCACCTTCAGGTGAATCGCGGTGCGGTTCGCGAAGGCCTGAAGCGTTTGGAGCAGGCCGGTTTGGTTTCTATTCATCAAGGAGGAGCCACCTCCGTTCGAGATTTTCGGAAAACTGCAGGTTTAGAGATATTAGGTGCGATGGTGGTGGGCCCCGGTGGGATCATCAATACCGACATTGTACGAAGTGTTATCGATATGCGTGCAACTCTGGCTTTGCAGGTGGCGGGTCGTGCAGCTGCACATTGCTCTTCAGAAGATGCCGAGAGCTTATTTGCTCTGGTTGCTCAAATGAAAAGTGCGCAAGACGACATACTGGTTTTACAAGAGCTTGCCATGCAATTTTGGGGAACAGTCGTTGGTGCGTCGAAAAGCCTGCCATATCAGCTGGCCTACAACTCGATGGAAGCTGTTTACAGCCAGGTTCAGGAGCATCTTAGCCACGTTCTCGCTGAAGAGCTTCGTGCGCTGAAGCAATACGAGGCTTTGGCCAAGGCGCTCCAGGCAAACAATAAAACATCCGCACAAAAGCAAGCAGCCAAAATCGTTGGCTTGGGTTCAAAAGCTCTAGAGTTGGTTTTGACCGATCTGGAGAAAGTTCAGTAG